A stretch of the Aegilops tauschii subsp. strangulata cultivar AL8/78 chromosome 4, Aet v6.0, whole genome shotgun sequence genome encodes the following:
- the LOC109741481 gene encoding uncharacterized protein has translation MAAALSPHLAATLPSLRSPARRPSPAASLLPPRGARIALRRSSRHPYPLSRNSGWFENATKKKALFASDSDSPNTEVSKQSSTGDASASPDGPPVLTILAGIVVFFLLLWVIGSIFTWIVGLVFGAAKS, from the exons ATGGCCGCCGCACTCTCCCCCCACCTCGCCGCGACCCTGCCGTCTCTCCGCTCCCCTGCCCGCCGGCCTTCTCCCGCGGCCTCTCTACTCCCGCCCCGGGGCGCCCGCATCGCCCTCCGTCGCTCCTCCAG GCATCCTTACCCTTTGTCAAGAAATTCTGGGTGGTTTGAGAATGCAACAAAGAAGAAGGCCCTGTTTGCATCAGATTCAGACTCTCCTAACACCGAGGTTTCAAAACAGAGCAGCACTGGTGACGCCAGCGCTTCTCCGGATGGCCCGCCAGTCCTCACCATTTTGGCCGGTATCGTCGTGTTCTTTCTGCTCTTGTGGGTAATCGGATCGATCTTCACCTGGATTGTTGGTCTCGTCTTTGGGGCTGCGAAATCTTAG
- the LOC109741480 gene encoding uncharacterized protein: protein MATTPARPSQSGGGEAVSVQHVAKASSDELLRKFADPDDDDAKQRQLTPPRRSLALRRKRSSRRVASGLSARDSGTASGAGLELAAPKRRRSIGGSTDWRAGLLLPTTTASSSSSARKTGGPARAKRGARLDEAGVAHFLAALERTWKKTVAGASRMFVERHRSSHVQLISDMV from the exons ATGGCGACGACGCCGGCGCGGCCATCGCAGagtggcggcggcgaggcggtgtCGGTGCAGCACGTGGCCAAGGCCTCCTCGGACGAGCTGCTCCGCAAGTTCGCCGAcccggacgacgacgacgccaAGCAGCGCCAGCTCACCCCGCCCCGCCGCAGCCTCGCGCTGCGCCGCAAGCGCTCGTCCCGGCGCGTCGCGTCGGGGCTCTCCGCCAGGGACTCCGGTACGGCGTCCGGGGCGGGGCTGGAGCTGGCCGCGCCCAAGCGCCGGCGCAGCATCGGCGGGTCCACGGACTGGAGGGCCGGGCTGCTGCTGCCCACCAccacggcctcctcctcctcctccgcgcggAAGACGGGCGGCCCTGCGCGTGCGAAGCGGGGCGCGCGGCTCGACGAGGCCGGCGTCGCGCACTTCCTCGCCGCGCTGGAGCGG ACGTGGAAGAAGACGGTGGCGGGCGCGTCGAGGATGTTCGTGGAGCGGCACCGGAGCAGCCACGTGCAGCTCATCAGCGACATGGTGTAG
- the LOC109741484 gene encoding DNA polymerase delta small subunit, with product MERKQADYSNLDERYTIQGERYQGQQYSHIYYTRLHHMRTLLHALVPSRKPHLPVTTVLGLEEGKDCVLVGTLYKHMKLKPSILDEYSKERSAIPLVKPHNFMHSDDNLILEDESGRVALAGAIPPAAYVTGVVVALHGKETSAGNFLVEDVMEAGLPPQTVLPSINEDKYVVFVSGLSVGSSTFNPLQFQLLIDHITGHLGDENEQAIASKIVRVVVAGNSVHIAPRFLNGQTVAAKDQPRIAEPIKELDIMLTQLVASLPVDIMPGCNDPANFALPQQPLHRCLFSGASTYNTFSSCPNPHQFDLDNVKFIGTSGQNIDDLYRNSDAKDRLEFMERTLKWRHLAPTAPNSLGCYPYTDKDPFLVETCPHVYFAGNQDRYETRLLKGTEKQQVRLISIPRFCESGIAVMLNLRNLECSTLSFSTSFDA from the exons ATGGAGAGGAAGCAGGCCGACTACAGCAACCTG GACGAGAGGTACACCATCCAGGGGGAGAGGTACCAGGGCCAGCAGTACAGCCACATCTACTACACCCGCCTCCACCACATGCGCACCCTCCTCCACGCCCTCGTCCCCTCCCGGAAGCCGCACCTCCCCG TCACTACGGTACTTGGACTCGAAGAAGGAAAAGATTGTGTGCTTGTTGGAACTTTATACAAGCACATGAAACTGAAGCCTTCAATTCTCGATGAATACTCAAAGGAG AGGTCGGCAATCCCTCTTGTTAAGCCACACAATTTCATGCATTCTGACGATAATCTTATTCTGGAAGATGAAAGTGGAAGAGTTGCACTTGCAGGAGCCATACCTCCAGCAGCTTATGTGACCG GAGTTGTAGTAGCTCTTCATGGGAAGGAAACAAGTGCTGGCAACTTTCTTGTTGAAGATGTTATGGAGGCTGGTCTTCCTCCTCAAACTGTGTTGCCTAGCATAA ATGAGGACAAGTATGTTGTTTTTGTGTCGGGACTAAGTGTCGGGAGCAGCACATTCAATCCTCTGCAGTTCCAACTTCTTATCGACCATATCACTGGGCATTTGGGCGATGAGAAT GAGCAAGCCATAGCATCGAAGATAGTTCGTGTTGTGGTTGCCGGAAATTCAGTACATATTGCACCAAGGTTCTTGAATGGCCAG ACAGTAGCTGCAAAAGATCAACCAAGGATAGCTGAACCAATCAAAGAACTGGATATAATGCTGACTCAG CTGGTGGCGTCATTACCTGTAGATATAATGCCAGGGTGTAATGATCCAGCGAATTTTGCTTTGCCTCAGCAG CCTTTGCATAGATGCCTTTTCTCTGGAGCATCCACCTATAATACATTTTCATCATGTCCGAATCCACATCAATTCGATCTTGACAATGTCAA GTTCATTGGAACATCTGGGCAGAACATAGATGACCTCTACAGGAACTCGGATGCCAAAGATAGGCTGGAGTTCATGGAAAGGACATTGAAATGGCGCCATCTTGCTCCGACTGCACCGAACAGCCTAG GATGTTATCCATACACAGACAAGGACCCTTTCCTTGTTGAAACTTGCCCCCATGTTTACTTCGCCGGGAATCAAGATAGATACGAGACTCGGTTGTTGAAAG GAACGGAAAAGCAGCAGGTCAGGCTAATCAGCATTCCAAGATTTTGTGAGAGTGGAATCGCTGTCATG CTCAACTTGAGGAACCTGGAATGCAGCACCTTGAGTTTCTCAACAAGCTTCGACGCCTGA